One window of the Rhipicephalus sanguineus isolate Rsan-2018 chromosome 4, BIME_Rsan_1.4, whole genome shotgun sequence genome contains the following:
- the LOC119391498 gene encoding organic cation transporter-like protein: MVWEIAPNVVIPEALTESGPVLTSFHRAEDTKEAVETALYAILGHGAFQRRIMTCSLLSMVVLLCHSLAYRAIASPVDHWCARPATLGAMPVQLWKNVAIPVYPDGSFSRCTVYDPPLPANDLLDENRHPVPCESWEYATKFRNRSIVSEWDLVCQRRRLVQLSSAAYMAGAMLCVPVVGLLSDRAGRKPVITGSVSVLILAAIVCSTTHSFIVFVLSRMIVSAMSSAAQVLSFILLYEVTAPDRRAAYALLATATGIMLMPVVLELVAAAQFSWPATQLLLLMPTVSLVYSHYLLEVSMRNTIQIKFTAGNKSEVLRRKDVVDILMVPKDT; encoded by the exons ATGGTCTGGGAGATTGCCCCGAACGTCGTCATTCCCGAGGCACTGACCGAGTCCGGACCCGTTCTGACCAGCTTCCACCGTGCCGAGGACACCAAGGAGGCCGTCGAGACGGCCCTCTACGCCATACTGGGCCACGGCGCTTTCCAACGGCGCATCATGACTTGCAGCCTGCTCTCCATGGTGGTGCTGCTATGCCATTCGCTCGCCTACCGCGCCATCGCCAGCCCCGTTGACCACTGGTGCGCCCGGCCTGCCACCCTTGGTGCCATGCCCGTCCAGCTCTGGAAGAACGTCGCCATACCTGTCTATCCGGACGGAAGCTTCAGCCGGTGCACCGTCTATGACCCACCGCTGCCAGCG AATGACCTACTCGACGAGAATCGACACCCGGTGCCCTGCGAGAGCTGGGAGTACGCGACCAAGTTTCGCAACCGCAGCATCGTGAGCGAGTGGGACCTGGTGTGCCAGCGGCGCCGCCTGGTGCAGCTCTCGTCTGCCGCGTACATGGCCGGCGCCATGCTGTGCGTGCCCGTAGTGGGCCTGCTCTCGGACCGCGCAGGCCGCAAGCCCGTCATCACAGGCTCCGTGAGCGTTCTCATACTCGCCGCCATCGTGTGCAGCACGACGCACAGCTTCATCGTATTCGTGCTCTCCAGGATGATCGTCTCGGCTATGAGCAGCGCTGCGCAG GTGCTGAGCTTCATTCTGCTCTACGAAGTGACGGCACCGGACAGGCGAGCAGCTTACGCGCTGCTGGCCACCGCGACGGGGATTATGCTGATGCCGGTGGTGCTCGAGCTGGTCGCAGCCGCCCAGTTCAGCTGGCCGGCGACCCAACTGCTCCTACTAATGCCCACCGTCTCGCTCGTCTACTCTCACTACCTGCTTGAGGTGAGCATGCGGAACACGATTCAAATCAAGTTTACTGCCGGCAACAAGTCGGAGGTTCTTAGGCGAAAGGACGTTGTAGACATCTTGATGGTGCCGAAAGACACGTAG